The Malaclemys terrapin pileata isolate rMalTer1 chromosome 19, rMalTer1.hap1, whole genome shotgun sequence genome has a window encoding:
- the NBL1 gene encoding neuroblastoma suppressor of tumorigenicity 1 isoform X1 yields the protein MKQAWNSSSGSRVLVELAMMLWFLVAALFPAVILAAPPPINKLALFPDKSAWCEAKNITQIVGHSGCESKSIQNRACLGQCFSYSVPNTFPQSTESLVHCDSCMPAQSMWEIVTLDCPGNAEIPRVDKLVEKILRCSCQACGKEPSHEGALFNVYLNAEENLPAEGPSPHHYAHHQQEAEEAPVSNRHREEEGGEE from the exons TTCTAGGGTTTTGGTGGAGCTGGCCATGATGTTATGGTTCCTGGTGGCTGCCCTCTTCCCAGCTGTGATCCTGGCCGCGCCGCCCCCCATTAACAAACTGGCCCTTTTCCCGGACAAGAGCGCGTGGTGCGAGGCGAAGAACATCACCCAGATTGTGGGGCACAGCGGCTGCGAGTCTAAGTCCATCCAGAACAG GGCCTGCTTGGGACAGTGCTTCAGCTACAGCGTCCCCAACACCTTCCCTCAGTCTACAGAATCCCTGGTGCACTGTGACTCCTGCATGCCTGCACAATCCATGTGGGAAATC GTGACGCTGGATTGCCCGGGCAACGCCGAGATCCCCCGAGTCGACAAGCTGGTGGAGAAGATCCTCCGCTGCAGCTGCCAGGCCTGCGGGAAGGAGCCGAGCCACGAGGGGGCGCTGTTCAACGTCTACCTGAACGCAGAGGAGAACCTGCCCGCCGAGGGCCCCAGCCCCCATCACTACGCCCACCACCAGCAGGAGGCGGAAGAGGCTCCCGTCTCCAACCGCCACCGCGAGGAGGAGGGGGGCGAGGAGTGA
- the NBL1 gene encoding neuroblastoma suppressor of tumorigenicity 1 isoform X2 yields MMLWFLVAALFPAVILAAPPPINKLALFPDKSAWCEAKNITQIVGHSGCESKSIQNRACLGQCFSYSVPNTFPQSTESLVHCDSCMPAQSMWEIVTLDCPGNAEIPRVDKLVEKILRCSCQACGKEPSHEGALFNVYLNAEENLPAEGPSPHHYAHHQQEAEEAPVSNRHREEEGGEE; encoded by the exons ATGATGTTATGGTTCCTGGTGGCTGCCCTCTTCCCAGCTGTGATCCTGGCCGCGCCGCCCCCCATTAACAAACTGGCCCTTTTCCCGGACAAGAGCGCGTGGTGCGAGGCGAAGAACATCACCCAGATTGTGGGGCACAGCGGCTGCGAGTCTAAGTCCATCCAGAACAG GGCCTGCTTGGGACAGTGCTTCAGCTACAGCGTCCCCAACACCTTCCCTCAGTCTACAGAATCCCTGGTGCACTGTGACTCCTGCATGCCTGCACAATCCATGTGGGAAATC GTGACGCTGGATTGCCCGGGCAACGCCGAGATCCCCCGAGTCGACAAGCTGGTGGAGAAGATCCTCCGCTGCAGCTGCCAGGCCTGCGGGAAGGAGCCGAGCCACGAGGGGGCGCTGTTCAACGTCTACCTGAACGCAGAGGAGAACCTGCCCGCCGAGGGCCCCAGCCCCCATCACTACGCCCACCACCAGCAGGAGGCGGAAGAGGCTCCCGTCTCCAACCGCCACCGCGAGGAGGAGGGGGGCGAGGAGTGA